The Microbacterium foliorum genome has a window encoding:
- a CDS encoding arsenate reductase/protein-tyrosine-phosphatase family protein — MSGILTVCDANVCRSVAAELLLTEQFSRHLAAAGIQVQSRGAQALPAHSACRLVEDLRDDEAWRSRARKHQSAQLDVAAIEEADLILTATISTRASVVSLVPSARRRVFTLREAVSSASGFIPSTGAAGDDLVRDFTAHLDSRRGLQSLPTTRGSRWRRASHPFDIADGHTGGHHAHVEAVAQVEKAVSQLVGAMTADPTLPFLAGDRR; from the coding sequence ATGAGCGGCATCCTCACCGTCTGCGACGCGAACGTGTGCCGCTCGGTCGCCGCCGAGCTCCTGCTCACGGAGCAGTTCTCGCGGCACCTCGCTGCGGCGGGGATACAGGTGCAGAGCCGCGGTGCGCAGGCGCTGCCTGCGCACTCCGCCTGTCGACTCGTCGAGGATCTCCGTGACGATGAGGCGTGGAGGTCGCGCGCACGCAAGCACCAGTCCGCACAGTTGGATGTCGCGGCGATCGAGGAGGCCGACCTCATCCTCACGGCGACGATCAGCACGCGCGCCTCGGTCGTATCCCTGGTTCCGAGTGCGCGGCGTCGCGTCTTCACGCTTCGGGAAGCCGTGTCGTCGGCGTCCGGGTTCATCCCCTCGACGGGAGCTGCCGGCGATGACCTGGTGCGTGACTTCACCGCGCACCTGGATTCGCGGAGGGGCCTCCAGTCGCTTCCGACGACGCGCGGGTCTCGCTGGCGACGGGCATCGCATCCGTTCGACATCGCGGACGGGCACACCGGCGGGCACCACGCCCATGTCGAGGCTGTCGCACAGGTCGAGAAGGCGGTCTCACAGCTGGTGGGCGCGATGACCGCGGATCCGACGCTGCCCTTCTTGGCGGGCGACCGG